One Anthonomus grandis grandis chromosome 15, icAntGran1.3, whole genome shotgun sequence DNA segment encodes these proteins:
- the LOC126745245 gene encoding insulin-like growth factor 2 mRNA-binding protein 1 isoform X3 → MIMKPQTSKIILSNLGPQIKFEDIEHLLVQYGRVIHCDKLTSKDPTTQVVQITYETTEQAQEAVAQLNGVEVEGKPLKVELAVEKRSRRGPRGPGAPFGGLPGQTRQTDFPLRILVQSDMVGAIIGRQGSTIRQITQQTRARVDVHRKDNVGSLEKAITIYGNPENCTNACKKILEVMQQEANNTNKGEICLKILAHNNLIGRIIGKGGNTIKRIMQETDTKITVSSINDINSFNLERIITVKGSIENMSKAEAQISAKLRQSYENDLQAMAPQSMMFPGLHPMAMMATAGIGYGSRGLYAGQAPYPGMYPAGGPTGQGGPSGDAQETTFLYIPNNAVGAIIGTKGSHIRNIIRFSGASVKIAPLDETKQEAPTERRVTIVGTPEAQWKAQYLIFEKMREEGFVAGSDDVRLTVEILVPSSQVGRIIGKGGQNVRELQRVTGSVIKLPEQGATPESDETTVHIIGPFFSVQSAQRRIRAMVLQSAAPPAGRQPRSSSQQARPPKEPSQSEGGPSDLQ, encoded by the exons cCAAACATCCAAGATCATATTATCGAACTTGGGGCCACAAATAAAATTCGAGGACATCGAACACTTATTAGTCCAATACGGCCGGGTTATCCATTGCGATAAACTCACCTCCAAAGATCCTACCACTCAGGTTGTTCAGATCACTTACGAAACTACCGAGCAAGCCCAAGA GGCAGTTGCGCAACTAAATGGAGTGGAGGTAGAAGGTAAACCCCTAAAGGTGGAACTCGCGGTAGAAAAACGATCCCGAAGAGGTCCCAGGGGTCCGGGGGCCCCTTTTGGGGGCCTTCCCGGACAAACACGCCAAACGGACTTTCCACTTAGGATTCTTGTACAAAGCGATATG GTAGGAGCAATAATTGGCCGACAGGGCTCCACGATCAGGCAAATTACACAACAAACAAGAGCGAGGGTCGACGTCCATCGGAAAGACAACGTTGGATCTCTGGAAAAAGCCATCACTATTTATGGGAATCCTGAAAATTGCACCAATGCTTGTAAAAAGATCTTGGAAGTGATGCAGCAGGAGGCCAATAATACCAACAAGGG TGAAATCTGCCTAAAAATCCTAGCACACAACAACCTAATAGGTCGTATTATTGGGAAAGGAGGAAACACGATAAAGCGAATCATGCAGGAGACCGATACAAAAATTACGGTTTCGAGTATTAATGATATTAATTCGTTCAATCTGGAACGCATCATCACGGTGAAAGGCTCGATCGAGAATATGAGTAAAGCGGAGGCTCAAATAAGCGCGAAATTACGGCAGAGCTACGAGAATGACTTGCAGGCGATGGCGCCTCAATCCATGATGTTCCCAG GGTTGCATCCAATGGCAATGATGGCCACCGCGGGCATTGGATATGGATCCAGGGGACTTTATGCCGGACAGGCGCCGTATCCGGGCATGTATCCTGCGGGAGGGCCCACAGGCCAAGGCGGACCGTCGGGTGACGCCCAAGAGACCACTTTCCTTTACATTCCGAATAATGCAGTCGGGGCCATTATCGGCACCAAGGGGTCGCACATTCGCAACATAATTCGCTTTTCGGGTGCATCAGTGAAAATCGCCCCATTAGACGAAACTAAACAGGAAGCGCCGACGGAGAGGCGGGTTACGATAGTCGGTACACCAGAAGCACAATGGAAG gcTCAGTAtttgattttcgaaaaaatgcgCGAGGAAGGTTTCGTGGCCGGTTCCGACGATGTCCGATTAACCGTGGAGATTCTAGTTCCGAGCTCGCAGGTCGGGCGTATCATCGGAAAAGGCGGACAAAACGTACGCGAATTGCAAAGGGTTACCGGGAGCGTTATCAAGTTGCCCGAACAGGGCGCCACGCCCGAAAGCGACGAGACCACCGTACATATTATCGGGCCTTTCTTCAGTGTTCAG TCTGCGCAGCGAAGAATCCGCGCGATGGTACTACAATCGGCAGCGCCACCTGCCGGTCGTCAGCCGCGCAGCTCATCCCAGCAGGCGCGTCCACCCAAAGAGCCGAGCCAAAGCGAGGGCGGGCCCTCGGACCTGCAATAG
- the LOC126745245 gene encoding insulin-like growth factor 2 mRNA-binding protein 1 isoform X2 encodes MEKYQEQRGSGDDDEHQVFEAEEPEPSQTSKIILSNLGPQIKFEDIEHLLVQYGRVIHCDKLTSKDPTTQVVQITYETTEQAQEAVAQLNGVEVEGKPLKVELAVEKRSRRGPRGPGAPFGGLPGQTRQTDFPLRILVQSDMVGAIIGRQGSTIRQITQQTRARVDVHRKDNVGSLEKAITIYGNPENCTNACKKILEVMQQEANNTNKGEICLKILAHNNLIGRIIGKGGNTIKRIMQETDTKITVSSINDINSFNLERIITVKGSIENMSKAEAQISAKLRQSYENDLQAMAPQSMMFPGLHPMAMMATAGIGYGSRGLYAGQAPYPGMYPAGGPTGQGGPSGDAQETTFLYIPNNAVGAIIGTKGSHIRNIIRFSGASVKIAPLDETKQEAPTERRVTIVGTPEAQWKAQYLIFEKMREEGFVAGSDDVRLTVEILVPSSQVGRIIGKGGQNVRELQRVTGSVIKLPEQGATPESDETTVHIIGPFFSVQSAQRRIRAMVLQSAAPPAGRQPRSSSQQARPPKEPSQSEGGPSDLQ; translated from the exons cCAAACATCCAAGATCATATTATCGAACTTGGGGCCACAAATAAAATTCGAGGACATCGAACACTTATTAGTCCAATACGGCCGGGTTATCCATTGCGATAAACTCACCTCCAAAGATCCTACCACTCAGGTTGTTCAGATCACTTACGAAACTACCGAGCAAGCCCAAGA GGCAGTTGCGCAACTAAATGGAGTGGAGGTAGAAGGTAAACCCCTAAAGGTGGAACTCGCGGTAGAAAAACGATCCCGAAGAGGTCCCAGGGGTCCGGGGGCCCCTTTTGGGGGCCTTCCCGGACAAACACGCCAAACGGACTTTCCACTTAGGATTCTTGTACAAAGCGATATG GTAGGAGCAATAATTGGCCGACAGGGCTCCACGATCAGGCAAATTACACAACAAACAAGAGCGAGGGTCGACGTCCATCGGAAAGACAACGTTGGATCTCTGGAAAAAGCCATCACTATTTATGGGAATCCTGAAAATTGCACCAATGCTTGTAAAAAGATCTTGGAAGTGATGCAGCAGGAGGCCAATAATACCAACAAGGG TGAAATCTGCCTAAAAATCCTAGCACACAACAACCTAATAGGTCGTATTATTGGGAAAGGAGGAAACACGATAAAGCGAATCATGCAGGAGACCGATACAAAAATTACGGTTTCGAGTATTAATGATATTAATTCGTTCAATCTGGAACGCATCATCACGGTGAAAGGCTCGATCGAGAATATGAGTAAAGCGGAGGCTCAAATAAGCGCGAAATTACGGCAGAGCTACGAGAATGACTTGCAGGCGATGGCGCCTCAATCCATGATGTTCCCAG GGTTGCATCCAATGGCAATGATGGCCACCGCGGGCATTGGATATGGATCCAGGGGACTTTATGCCGGACAGGCGCCGTATCCGGGCATGTATCCTGCGGGAGGGCCCACAGGCCAAGGCGGACCGTCGGGTGACGCCCAAGAGACCACTTTCCTTTACATTCCGAATAATGCAGTCGGGGCCATTATCGGCACCAAGGGGTCGCACATTCGCAACATAATTCGCTTTTCGGGTGCATCAGTGAAAATCGCCCCATTAGACGAAACTAAACAGGAAGCGCCGACGGAGAGGCGGGTTACGATAGTCGGTACACCAGAAGCACAATGGAAG gcTCAGTAtttgattttcgaaaaaatgcgCGAGGAAGGTTTCGTGGCCGGTTCCGACGATGTCCGATTAACCGTGGAGATTCTAGTTCCGAGCTCGCAGGTCGGGCGTATCATCGGAAAAGGCGGACAAAACGTACGCGAATTGCAAAGGGTTACCGGGAGCGTTATCAAGTTGCCCGAACAGGGCGCCACGCCCGAAAGCGACGAGACCACCGTACATATTATCGGGCCTTTCTTCAGTGTTCAG TCTGCGCAGCGAAGAATCCGCGCGATGGTACTACAATCGGCAGCGCCACCTGCCGGTCGTCAGCCGCGCAGCTCATCCCAGCAGGCGCGTCCACCCAAAGAGCCGAGCCAAAGCGAGGGCGGGCCCTCGGACCTGCAATAG
- the LOC126745091 gene encoding tigger transposable element-derived protein 6-like, which translates to MLSLKEKMEVVNVLDRESVSVRHLAKRFNIGKTQAAEIAKNKEVIRSKLQSGTNINQKKDFLKKEGFAIDKTCFDWFVKARSQSIPISGPLVKMKAKEIAITLGYNNFSASDGWLQKWRKRHSVSFKCISCEAAAVNQVDVSQFLEKLLSMLLGYKPEDVYNADENGLFFAHCPTKLCPFKKRCY; encoded by the coding sequence ATGCTCTCGTTAAAGGAAAAGATGGAAGTTGTTAACGTATTAGACAGAGAAAGTGTTTCAGTTCGTCATTTGGCAAAGAGGTTTAATATTGGGAAAACGCAAGCAGctgaaattgccaaaaataaggaagttatcaGGAGTAAATTGCAATCAGGaactaatataaatcaaaagaaggattttttaaaaaaggaaggtTTTGCTATAGACAAAACATGTTTTGACTGGTTTGTGAAAGCTAGAAGTCAGAGCATTCCAATCTCAGGGCCGTTAGTGAAAATGAAAGCTAAAGAAATCGCCATTACTTTGGGCTATAATAATTTCAGTGCGTCCGACGGGTGGCTGCAAAAGTGGCGCAAGAGACATAGTGTGAGTTTCAAATGCATATCTTGCGAAGCTGCTGCAGTAAATCAAGTTGATGTGTCAcaatttttggagaaacttCTGTCCATGTTGCTTGGCTACAAACCAGAAGACGTGTACAACGCAGatgaaaatggactttttttcgCGCATTGCCCGACAAAACTCTGTCCCTTTAAAAAACGTTGCTATTAA